In the Natrinema amylolyticum genome, one interval contains:
- a CDS encoding ASCH domain-containing protein translates to MSERDPGELLPSERMQTQALEGEVTQIHRGHQYADEGDTFTIDGTTFEVTAVRERTLGELTDEDARAEGMDDLEGYRRMLERAHENFEWDDDSDVVLHRFERQ, encoded by the coding sequence ATGAGCGAACGTGATCCCGGCGAGCTACTGCCCAGTGAGCGAATGCAGACCCAGGCCCTCGAGGGCGAGGTCACCCAGATCCACCGCGGCCATCAGTACGCCGATGAAGGGGACACGTTCACGATCGACGGGACGACCTTCGAAGTGACCGCCGTCCGCGAGCGGACGCTCGGGGAGCTGACCGACGAGGACGCGCGGGCCGAAGGAATGGACGACCTCGAGGGGTATCGACGCATGCTCGAGCGCGCCCACGAGAATTTCGAGTGGGACGACGACAGCGATGTGGTATTACATCGGTTCGAGCGTCAGTGA
- the rpl18a gene encoding 50S ribosomal protein L18Ae — MSEFTVSGRFKSRDGFAEFETTIDAENENVAREHTYTQLGSQHGLKRSEIELEEVSQ; from the coding sequence ATGAGTGAATTTACGGTCAGTGGTCGGTTCAAGAGCCGCGACGGCTTCGCGGAGTTCGAGACGACCATCGACGCCGAGAACGAGAACGTCGCCCGCGAACACACCTACACCCAGCTCGGAAGCCAGCACGGGCTGAAACGTAGCGAAATCGAACTCGAGGAGGTATCCCAATAA
- the pfdA gene encoding prefoldin subunit alpha produces MSQQQLQQLSQELQEIEEQIEALRTNVEAVQQEKTEVDEAIEALDTLETGSTVQMPLGGGAYLRTTIEDIDEVIVDLGADYAAEFEEGDAVDALENKKEHLDDQIDELNEEIAELETESEELEQQAQQLQQQAMQQQMQGQGMGQGQPDE; encoded by the coding sequence ATGAGCCAACAGCAACTACAGCAGCTTTCCCAGGAACTGCAGGAGATCGAAGAACAGATCGAGGCCCTTCGAACGAACGTCGAGGCCGTCCAGCAGGAGAAGACCGAGGTCGACGAGGCAATCGAGGCGCTCGACACGCTCGAGACGGGCTCGACCGTGCAGATGCCCCTCGGCGGCGGTGCGTACCTTCGAACGACCATCGAGGACATCGACGAAGTCATCGTCGACCTCGGTGCCGACTACGCCGCGGAGTTCGAGGAGGGCGACGCCGTCGACGCCCTCGAGAACAAGAAAGAGCACCTCGACGACCAGATCGACGAGCTCAACGAGGAGATCGCCGAACTCGAGACCGAGAGCGAGGAACTCGAACAGCAGGCCCAGCAGCTCCAGCAGCAGGCGATGCAACAGCAGATGCAGGGTCAGGGAATGGGCCAGGGTCAGCCCGACGAATAA